In a genomic window of Streptomyces pristinaespiralis:
- a CDS encoding polyprenyl synthetase family protein, protein MTSSEDHIAGGDHGGAAPARTAARGAGDRPGRGITAGDADAYLDLHQKFAADIDAEVESALESLGPSSGGLRTAVAGLLRHQTFRYPLSVLPLLVYGAETGNPAPAVPLAAVHDLWWTSACYLDDIADGNTSIVAGGALGASEALLASVVTGHVLPLRVLRSLPVPEPVRGALTDEALRCAAAAAEGQLADLGADAGRTTRAAVAEIYRGKSSAPFAMITAMAATLSGADAERVDRWREFGSVFGILWQIFNDQEDMLSGREEDLRNGTVTYLLACALDGGSPAPAERVLSLHAAARESRAARSELAGLLRDPANLHRCARDLAAFRADAHRVLMALDGHSDYMPVLAGLVDQSSLMLL, encoded by the coding sequence ATGACGAGCTCTGAAGATCACATAGCCGGCGGGGACCACGGCGGAGCCGCGCCCGCCCGAACGGCGGCACGCGGCGCTGGTGACCGGCCCGGCCGGGGGATCACCGCAGGTGACGCGGACGCGTACCTGGACCTGCACCAGAAGTTCGCGGCGGACATCGACGCCGAGGTGGAGAGCGCCCTCGAAAGCCTCGGCCCGTCCTCGGGCGGACTGCGGACCGCGGTCGCCGGACTCTTACGGCACCAGACCTTCAGGTACCCGCTGTCCGTGCTGCCGCTGCTCGTGTACGGGGCGGAGACGGGCAATCCCGCCCCCGCCGTTCCGCTGGCGGCCGTCCACGACCTGTGGTGGACCTCCGCCTGCTATCTCGACGACATCGCCGACGGCAACACCTCGATCGTGGCCGGCGGCGCCCTCGGCGCGAGCGAGGCGCTCCTCGCGTCCGTCGTCACCGGACACGTCCTGCCCCTGCGCGTCCTGCGCTCGCTGCCCGTCCCCGAGCCGGTGCGCGGCGCCCTGACGGACGAGGCGCTCCGCTGCGCCGCCGCTGCGGCGGAGGGGCAGTTGGCCGACCTGGGCGCGGACGCCGGGCGCACCACGCGTGCGGCGGTCGCGGAGATATACCGCGGCAAGTCCAGCGCTCCGTTCGCGATGATCACGGCGATGGCCGCCACGCTGTCGGGGGCGGACGCGGAAAGGGTGGACCGGTGGCGGGAGTTCGGCTCGGTCTTCGGCATCCTGTGGCAGATCTTCAACGACCAGGAGGACATGCTCTCCGGCCGTGAGGAGGACCTCCGGAACGGCACGGTGACCTATCTGCTGGCGTGCGCGCTGGACGGCGGCTCACCCGCGCCCGCCGAACGCGTCCTGTCGCTGCATGCCGCCGCCCGCGAGTCCCGTGCCGCCCGCAGCGAACTGGCCGGCCTCCTCCGGGACCCCGCGAACCTCCACCGCTGCGCCCGGGACCTCGCCGCCTTCCGCGCCGACGCCCACCGCGTCCTGATGGCCCTGGACGGCCACAGCGACTACATGCCGGTGCTGGCCGGCCTCGTGGACCAGTCGTCGCTGATGCTGCTGTGA